A stretch of Flexivirga aerilata DNA encodes these proteins:
- a CDS encoding SAM-dependent methyltransferase yields the protein MSWRPWSEVWQESLYGAAGFYRSAAGPAGHFATSAQGIPGGGAILASAVEALAALHGCRAVVDVGAGRGELLTELAARGSPRTLTGVDVVDRPAGLPSEIDWLRSPGGSALPDELAGLSDALVFAHEWLDVVPCEIAEFDGTRWLRVEVADDGGERLGDPLDPANAEWLQRHWPTPTAAGEHAEVGHSRDVAAAGLRERMSSGLLVIVDYGHLRDDRPRHGTLTGFRDGREQPPRPDGSTDVTAHVAMDSLGADRLVSQRDLFAELGIEPPNPPISLARSDPPSYLRQLAERSAYGQLTARGGLGDFWWALTTVS from the coding sequence GTGAGTTGGCGGCCGTGGAGCGAGGTGTGGCAGGAGAGCCTGTATGGCGCAGCCGGCTTCTACCGCAGCGCCGCCGGACCGGCCGGGCATTTCGCGACGTCGGCGCAGGGCATCCCGGGCGGCGGGGCGATCCTCGCGAGCGCGGTCGAGGCGCTCGCCGCCCTGCACGGCTGCCGGGCGGTCGTCGACGTCGGCGCCGGCCGCGGGGAACTGCTCACCGAGCTGGCCGCACGCGGGTCACCGCGCACGCTCACCGGCGTCGACGTGGTCGACCGGCCCGCCGGGCTTCCGAGCGAGATCGACTGGCTGCGCTCCCCCGGCGGCAGCGCGCTGCCCGACGAGCTGGCCGGGCTGTCCGACGCGCTGGTGTTCGCCCACGAATGGCTCGACGTGGTCCCCTGCGAGATCGCGGAGTTCGACGGCACCCGGTGGCTCCGGGTCGAGGTCGCGGACGACGGCGGCGAACGCCTCGGCGACCCGCTCGACCCGGCGAATGCCGAGTGGCTGCAACGGCATTGGCCGACACCGACGGCCGCCGGCGAGCACGCCGAGGTCGGACACAGCCGCGACGTGGCGGCCGCCGGCCTGCGTGAGCGGATGTCGAGTGGCCTGCTGGTGATCGTCGACTACGGCCACCTGCGCGACGATCGCCCGCGTCACGGCACCCTCACCGGCTTCCGCGACGGGCGGGAGCAACCGCCGCGCCCGGACGGCTCGACCGACGTGACGGCGCACGTCGCCATGGACAGCTTGGGCGCGGATCGCCTTGTGTCCCAACGGGATCTGTTCGCCGAGCTGGGGATCGAGCCACCGAACCCGCCGATCAGCCTTGCCCGCAGCGATCCCCCGTCATACCTGAGGCAACTGGCCGAGCGGTCGGCCTACGGCCAGCTGACCGCGCGCGGCGGCCTCGGCGACTTCTGGTGGGCGCTGACGACCGTCAGCTAG
- a CDS encoding CGNR zinc finger domain-containing protein: protein MLFGYDTELSLAAAAALVNTAGERPDPLDDEASFRDFVTRWQWSGPVRFDAAERDGVRAIRPALRELWSGDEAEIVARVNTMLREHAALPQLVRHDEWDWHLHATPVEAPLASRWVLDAAMAMVDLVRAGELSRMRTCAADDCDNVLVDLSKNRSRRYCDAGCGNRANVAAYRARRAKR, encoded by the coding sequence GTGCTTTTTGGTTATGACACCGAGTTGTCGCTGGCCGCCGCCGCGGCGCTCGTCAACACCGCCGGCGAGCGGCCCGACCCGCTCGACGACGAGGCGTCGTTCCGCGACTTCGTCACCCGGTGGCAGTGGTCGGGTCCGGTGCGCTTCGACGCGGCCGAACGCGACGGGGTGCGGGCGATCCGGCCGGCCCTGCGCGAGCTGTGGTCCGGCGACGAGGCGGAGATCGTCGCCCGGGTCAACACGATGCTGCGCGAGCACGCCGCGCTGCCGCAGCTGGTGCGGCACGACGAGTGGGACTGGCATCTGCACGCCACCCCGGTCGAGGCACCGCTCGCGTCGCGGTGGGTGCTCGACGCAGCGATGGCGATGGTCGACCTGGTGCGGGCCGGCGAGCTCAGCCGGATGCGCACCTGCGCCGCCGACGACTGCGACAACGTGCTGGTGGACCTGTCCAAGAACCGCTCCCGGCGCTATTGCGACGCGGGCTGCGGCAACCGGGCGAACGTCGCGGCATACCGCGCTCGCCGGGCGAAACGCTGA
- a CDS encoding EamA family transporter: MSTVVSDAEVFAVDERPTHEFGPGTVGVALASAAAFGSSGSCAKALIDAGWSPGAAVTARIAIAALVLAIPTVVALRGRWRLLRARALPICLYGLTGVAGCQLAYFYAVERLSVGVALMLEYLSPVLLVLGAWLWTRRRPAAATLAGTVVCLAGLALVLDVFGDARLSTAGVLWGLGAAVCSACYFVIAGRADDDLPPMALAGSGMAVGALALGALGAAGLLPMHATAAATQFAGRQLPFWVPLIALGVIATALAYFSGVIAARRLGRTIASFIALSEVLFSVIFAWLLLGQLPLPIQLAGGVLIVGGVALVRLGELRGH; encoded by the coding sequence ATGTCGACGGTCGTGTCCGATGCCGAGGTCTTCGCGGTCGACGAGCGCCCCACCCACGAGTTCGGACCGGGCACCGTCGGCGTCGCGCTCGCCTCCGCAGCCGCGTTCGGCAGCTCGGGCAGCTGCGCCAAGGCCCTGATCGACGCGGGCTGGTCCCCCGGGGCGGCGGTGACCGCCCGCATCGCGATCGCCGCGCTGGTGCTGGCGATTCCGACCGTCGTCGCACTGCGCGGCCGGTGGCGGTTGCTGCGCGCGCGGGCGCTGCCGATCTGCCTCTACGGACTGACCGGCGTCGCCGGCTGCCAACTCGCCTATTTCTATGCGGTGGAACGACTTTCGGTCGGCGTGGCACTCATGCTGGAGTATCTCTCGCCGGTGCTGCTCGTGCTCGGTGCGTGGTTGTGGACCCGTCGCCGGCCCGCCGCGGCGACGCTCGCCGGCACGGTGGTGTGTCTCGCCGGGCTGGCCCTCGTGCTCGACGTCTTCGGCGACGCCCGCCTCTCGACCGCCGGTGTGCTGTGGGGCCTCGGCGCGGCCGTCTGCTCCGCCTGCTACTTCGTCATCGCAGGACGAGCCGACGACGACCTGCCGCCGATGGCCCTCGCCGGCAGCGGTATGGCGGTGGGCGCGCTCGCGCTGGGCGCCCTCGGAGCGGCCGGCCTGCTGCCGATGCACGCCACGGCAGCTGCGACGCAGTTTGCCGGGCGGCAGCTGCCCTTCTGGGTGCCGCTGATCGCGCTCGGTGTCATCGCCACCGCGCTCGCCTACTTCTCCGGGGTCATCGCGGCGCGCCGGCTCGGCCGCACCATCGCCTCCTTCATCGCGCTGTCCGAGGTGCTCTTCTCGGTGATCTTCGCCTGGCTGCTGCTCGGCCAGCTGCCGCTGCCGATCCAGCTGGCGGGCGGCGTGCTGATCGTCGGCGGGGTGGCGTTGGTGCGGCTCGGCGAGTTGCGCGGCCACTGA
- a CDS encoding NADH-quinone oxidoreductase subunit D, producing MPERELTVGVGAGGLATADMVLNIGPQHPATHGVLRLRITLDGERIKIAEPIVGYMHRGAEKLFEVRDYRQILVLANRHDWLSAFSSEIGAALIVERMLGMDVPERATWTRTLLAELNRVLNHLMFLGSYPLELGAITPIFYAFREREELQAVMEEVAGGRMHYMFGRIGGLRDDLPMGWTGRAQEAIDAVRRRLPDLEHMLVGNEILQARTRGVGILDPETITAYGVSGPIARASGVDVDLRRDQPYLAYGELFAPGGPGRVVTREAGDCLARLEVLLEQVHVSLDLAEACLERIESLGPGPVNVKLPKVLKVPEGADYLATENPLGFNGYYLVSRGDKTPWRLKLRSASFNNVQVLSHLLPGTLLADMVAILGSMFFVVGDVDK from the coding sequence ATGCCTGAACGCGAGCTCACCGTCGGAGTCGGTGCGGGCGGCCTCGCGACCGCCGACATGGTGCTCAACATCGGCCCGCAGCACCCGGCCACCCACGGGGTGCTGCGGCTGCGGATCACCCTCGACGGCGAGCGCATCAAGATCGCCGAGCCGATCGTCGGCTACATGCACCGCGGCGCCGAGAAGCTCTTCGAGGTGCGCGACTACCGGCAGATCCTGGTGCTGGCCAACCGGCACGACTGGCTGTCGGCCTTCAGCAGCGAGATCGGTGCCGCGCTGATCGTCGAGCGCATGCTCGGCATGGACGTGCCCGAGCGCGCCACCTGGACCCGCACCCTGCTGGCCGAGCTCAACCGGGTGCTCAACCACCTGATGTTCCTCGGCTCCTACCCGCTCGAGCTCGGCGCGATCACGCCGATCTTCTACGCCTTCCGCGAGCGCGAGGAGCTCCAGGCGGTTATGGAGGAGGTCGCCGGGGGCCGGATGCACTACATGTTCGGGCGCATCGGCGGTCTGCGCGACGACCTGCCGATGGGCTGGACCGGTCGCGCGCAGGAGGCGATCGACGCCGTGCGCCGCCGGCTGCCGGACCTGGAGCACATGCTGGTCGGCAACGAGATCCTGCAGGCACGGACGCGCGGCGTCGGCATACTCGACCCCGAAACCATTACTGCGTATGGCGTTTCGGGCCCCATCGCCCGGGCGTCCGGAGTCGACGTCGACCTGCGTCGCGACCAGCCCTACCTCGCCTACGGCGAGCTCTTCGCGCCTGGGGGACCGGGCCGCGTCGTGACCCGGGAGGCCGGCGACTGCCTCGCCCGCCTGGAGGTGCTGCTGGAACAGGTGCACGTCTCCCTCGACCTAGCTGAGGCGTGCCTGGAGCGGATCGAGTCGCTCGGACCGGGACCGGTGAACGTCAAGCTGCCCAAGGTGCTCAAGGTGCCGGAGGGCGCGGACTACCTGGCGACCGAGAACCCGCTCGGCTTCAACGGCTACTACCTGGTCTCCCGCGGCGACAAGACGCCCTGGCGGCTGAAGCTGCGGTCGGCGTCGTTCAACAACGTGCAGGTGCTGAGCCACCTGCTGCCGGGGACCCTGCTCGCCGACATGGTGGCGATCCTCGGCTCGATGTTCTTCGTGGTCGGCGACGTCGACAAGTAG
- a CDS encoding DUF6801 domain-containing protein: MPAFTRRLAATCAAAGAVTLSAGAFALASAPSAHAAEINKDMSFGCNAYLGTGPSPYQVWYKPGAPGAGADNQAPFPVSISATAPDAIYAGQSYSTSIAAKVSIPAGLSNATRELLQGKSIAGTSTATVIGVVNGTEKQTITGKLNIPSTPVPTAKDSQIVTTATGSASGLSAKTSGELVISAPGFTAQTVVTKADGSTSDVFLDCSAQGSDVVGTLTVLPAQTTSPTTTPTSTPTTTKPTTTPTGTGTTTPTGTGTTTPTGTGTTTPTGTGTGTTTATGTGTTTATGTETATGPDTTTGPPIITDGGSDGTNANTSLIAGAGVAAAGVGVLAYGARRRLGSRRK, encoded by the coding sequence GTGCCTGCATTCACCCGCCGCCTCGCGGCCACCTGCGCCGCTGCCGGCGCCGTCACCCTCAGCGCGGGCGCGTTCGCCCTCGCCTCTGCGCCCAGCGCACACGCCGCCGAGATCAACAAGGACATGAGCTTCGGCTGCAACGCCTACCTCGGCACCGGCCCTTCGCCGTACCAGGTGTGGTACAAGCCCGGCGCTCCAGGGGCAGGTGCTGACAACCAGGCTCCGTTCCCGGTCTCGATCAGCGCGACCGCCCCCGACGCGATCTACGCCGGCCAGTCCTACAGCACGAGCATCGCGGCGAAGGTGTCGATCCCCGCCGGCCTGTCCAACGCGACGCGCGAGCTGCTGCAGGGCAAGAGCATCGCCGGCACCAGCACCGCGACCGTCATCGGCGTGGTCAACGGCACCGAGAAGCAGACCATCACCGGCAAGCTGAACATCCCGAGCACCCCGGTGCCGACGGCGAAGGACTCGCAGATCGTCACCACCGCGACCGGTTCCGCGTCGGGCCTGTCGGCCAAGACCTCCGGTGAGCTGGTCATCTCGGCGCCGGGCTTCACCGCCCAGACCGTCGTCACCAAGGCCGACGGCAGCACCTCGGACGTCTTCCTCGACTGCTCCGCGCAGGGCTCCGACGTGGTCGGCACGCTGACCGTGCTGCCCGCGCAGACCACCTCGCCGACGACCACGCCGACGAGCACCCCCACCACCACCAAGCCGACCACCACCCCGACCGGCACCGGCACCACGACGCCGACCGGCACCGGCACGACCACCCCGACGGGCACCGGCACCACGACGCCGACCGGCACCGGCACGGGTACGACGACGGCGACCGGCACCGGGACGACCACGGCGACCGGCACCGAGACTGCGACCGGCCCCGACACCACGACCGGCCCGCCGATCATCACCGACGGTGGCTCCGACGGCACCAACGCCAACACCTCGCTCATCGCGGGTGCGGGTGTTGCCGCCGCGGGTGTCGGCGTGCTCGCCTACGGCGCGCGTCGCCGACTGGGCAGCCGCCGCAAGTAG
- a CDS encoding sugar isomerase domain-containing protein, whose product MIEHAGNLLTEVTSRLDRIERLAQEGGLDEAVGLLARCVAAGGIIQTFGTGHSEAFAMELAGRAGGLIPTNKIALRDLVLRGGADRSMLGDGLLERDPDIAAKLWSLVPASPQDVVVIASNSGVNGSIVGFALAAKEAGHPVIAVTSLQHTAAVEPKHPSGKRLSEIADVVIDNLAPYGDTTLEVQGYGVGAVSSITAAYIAQLLTLGVVEELARSGEPPVYISANVPGGHERNQGLEAAYGDRLLRGA is encoded by the coding sequence ATGATCGAGCACGCGGGCAACCTGCTGACCGAGGTGACCAGCCGCCTGGACCGGATCGAACGACTCGCGCAGGAGGGCGGTCTGGACGAGGCGGTCGGCCTGCTCGCTCGCTGCGTCGCGGCCGGCGGCATCATCCAGACGTTCGGCACCGGGCACTCCGAGGCGTTCGCGATGGAGCTCGCCGGACGGGCCGGCGGCCTCATCCCGACCAACAAGATCGCGCTGCGCGATCTCGTGCTGCGCGGCGGCGCGGATCGATCAATGCTCGGCGACGGGCTGCTGGAACGCGACCCCGACATCGCGGCCAAGCTCTGGTCGCTGGTGCCCGCGTCGCCGCAGGATGTCGTTGTCATTGCGTCGAATTCGGGCGTCAACGGCTCGATCGTCGGCTTCGCACTCGCCGCCAAGGAGGCCGGTCATCCGGTGATCGCGGTGACGAGCCTGCAACACACCGCGGCCGTCGAGCCGAAGCACCCGAGCGGCAAACGCCTGAGCGAGATCGCCGACGTGGTGATCGACAACCTCGCGCCATACGGCGACACCACCCTCGAGGTCCAGGGGTATGGCGTGGGCGCCGTGTCGTCGATCACCGCCGCCTACATCGCCCAGTTGCTCACGCTCGGGGTGGTCGAGGAGCTGGCGCGCTCCGGTGAGCCGCCGGTCTACATCTCCGCGAATGTGCCCGGCGGTCACGAACGCAACCAGGGGCTCGAGGCGGCCTACGGCGACCGGCTGCTGCGCGGCGCCTGA
- a CDS encoding class I adenylate-forming enzyme family protein: MPEAMRPDLSGVDPLTVNLTHRVCIGDLPTRASITYGERPALIDDDTTVSYVELERLANSVARGLQEAGLTRGDRLAIQLQNRWQNVVTFLACTKLGVIALPLNLALAPTDIAYQLSDSGSVALVTEDALLPAAEAALRGADHEVRQVWVVGTAPEAVGGVPATGWAPLAAGDGSRFESIVEDRDIVHCLYTSGTTSLPKGVLTSHVAVQLSALSAAVALGLRPDVDPGATPLVLPLFHVTALDALLLPALLAGSTVILHRGFDPAAVAADFGRHAITHLTMLPAMWAALLAQPALAEGDTDSLVTGLYAMAPMPAPLLAALRERFPNAAIILGSGQTETTPASQVQWSGHQGVKDDSWGPAVAATEVQIMGPHGDLLPRGEEGEIVYRTPQLMEGYWHNADANTEAFAHGWFHGGDIGYLDEDGVVWFTDRAKDIVKTGGENVSSVEVERVVLGHESVAECAVVGRPDERWGEAVTAYVVPADGATIDPDALREHCKERLAGFKVPKAFEQVEALPKTATGKIRKVELR, translated from the coding sequence ATGCCCGAAGCGATGCGTCCCGACCTGTCCGGCGTCGACCCGCTGACCGTCAATCTCACCCACCGGGTGTGCATCGGCGATCTGCCCACCCGCGCCTCGATCACGTATGGCGAGCGCCCCGCACTGATCGACGACGACACGACCGTCAGTTACGTCGAGCTGGAGCGACTCGCCAACTCGGTCGCGCGCGGGCTGCAGGAGGCGGGCCTGACGCGAGGGGACCGGCTCGCCATACAGCTGCAGAACCGGTGGCAGAACGTCGTGACCTTCCTCGCCTGCACGAAGCTCGGCGTGATCGCTCTCCCGCTCAACCTGGCGCTCGCGCCGACCGACATCGCCTATCAGCTGTCCGACAGCGGGTCGGTGGCGCTGGTCACCGAGGACGCGCTACTGCCGGCGGCCGAGGCCGCGCTGCGTGGGGCCGACCACGAGGTGCGCCAGGTGTGGGTCGTCGGCACTGCGCCGGAGGCCGTCGGCGGCGTGCCGGCGACCGGCTGGGCGCCGCTCGCCGCGGGCGACGGCAGCCGCTTCGAGAGCATCGTCGAGGACCGCGACATCGTGCACTGCCTCTACACCTCGGGCACCACCTCACTGCCCAAGGGCGTGCTCACCAGCCATGTCGCAGTGCAACTCTCGGCGCTCAGTGCGGCAGTCGCACTCGGACTGCGGCCCGACGTCGACCCCGGCGCGACGCCGCTGGTGCTGCCGCTCTTCCACGTGACCGCACTCGACGCGCTGCTGCTGCCCGCACTGCTCGCCGGCAGCACGGTGATCCTGCACCGCGGATTCGACCCCGCCGCGGTCGCCGCCGACTTCGGCAGGCATGCGATCACCCACCTGACGATGCTGCCCGCGATGTGGGCAGCCCTGCTGGCGCAACCGGCGCTCGCCGAGGGCGACACCGACAGCCTGGTCACCGGGCTCTACGCGATGGCGCCGATGCCCGCGCCGCTGCTCGCCGCGCTCCGCGAGCGCTTCCCGAACGCCGCGATCATCCTCGGCTCCGGGCAGACCGAGACCACGCCGGCCTCCCAGGTGCAGTGGTCCGGTCATCAGGGGGTCAAGGACGACTCGTGGGGTCCGGCGGTCGCCGCGACCGAGGTGCAGATCATGGGGCCGCACGGCGACCTGTTGCCCCGTGGCGAAGAAGGCGAAATCGTCTATCGCACACCGCAATTGATGGAGGGTTACTGGCACAACGCCGACGCCAACACCGAGGCTTTCGCGCACGGCTGGTTCCACGGGGGCGACATCGGTTACCTCGACGAGGACGGTGTCGTGTGGTTCACCGACCGCGCCAAGGACATCGTCAAGACCGGCGGGGAAAACGTCTCCTCGGTGGAGGTCGAGCGCGTCGTGCTCGGCCACGAGTCGGTCGCCGAGTGTGCGGTCGTCGGACGGCCGGACGAGCGCTGGGGGGAGGCGGTCACGGCATACGTCGTGCCGGCCGACGGTGCGACCATCGACCCCGACGCCCTCCGCGAACACTGCAAGGAGCGGCTCGCCGGCTTCAAGGTGCCGAAGGCGTTCGAGCAGGTCGAGGCGCTGCCCAAGACCGCGACCGGCAAGATCCGCAAGGTCGAGTTGCGCTGA
- a CDS encoding TetR/AcrR family transcriptional regulator has protein sequence MTVPAQRTPQPERTRVMRARLMQATIDCLVERGWAGTTTTLVSERAGVSRGAQLHHFPSKRELVVASVQHLADQLNGDLQRRHDEAINGRGHSTRKTLGLLADHFTSAIFVASLELWVAARTDAELLEIVQPMERRWGREEHRLAVELLGVDDTHPPTRALVQGTLDMMRGFGLANTLSDDSRRRGRILTEWAELIDANARPAAPTGKTG, from the coding sequence GTGACCGTTCCCGCTCAGCGCACGCCGCAGCCCGAGCGCACCCGCGTCATGCGGGCGCGGCTGATGCAGGCCACGATCGACTGCCTGGTCGAGCGCGGATGGGCGGGGACCACGACGACGCTGGTGTCCGAACGGGCCGGTGTGTCCCGGGGCGCGCAACTGCACCACTTCCCCTCCAAGCGAGAGCTCGTGGTCGCCTCCGTGCAGCACCTGGCCGATCAGCTCAACGGCGACCTCCAGCGCCGGCATGACGAAGCCATCAACGGCCGCGGCCACAGCACCCGAAAGACGCTGGGCCTGCTCGCCGACCACTTCACCTCGGCGATCTTCGTCGCGTCGCTGGAGCTGTGGGTCGCCGCGCGCACCGATGCCGAGCTGCTCGAGATCGTGCAGCCGATGGAGCGCCGGTGGGGTCGCGAAGAACACCGGCTCGCCGTCGAGCTGCTCGGTGTCGACGACACGCACCCGCCGACGCGGGCGCTGGTGCAGGGCACGCTCGACATGATGCGCGGCTTCGGCCTGGCCAACACGCTGAGCGACGACAGTCGCCGCCGGGGTCGCATCCTCACCGAGTGGGCCGAACTGATCGACGCCAACGCCCGACCGGCCGCTCCTACCGGAAAGACAGGCTGA
- a CDS encoding TIGR03084 family metal-binding protein → MLDTLLDDLRAESAAVRDRVAGASSATLHTPTPAAGWDVAHQIAHLTWTDEMATSAVASVVDGVDAPHDWNAALEAAAKSPETFVDDGADELAALPADELLARWDASREALAAALRATPADTRIPWFGPPMKATSMATARIMETWAHGLDVAAALGAEPEPTDRIRHVCHLGVATRGFVHSVRGLPAPETPVYVELVAPSGETWTWGDAGASDRITGPAWDFARVAVRRLHPDDTTLVAEGAAATEWLGIVQAFAGPPGDDPVRRTAGDGRVEAQA, encoded by the coding sequence ATGCTCGACACCTTGCTGGACGATCTGCGGGCCGAGTCCGCCGCGGTGCGTGACCGGGTGGCCGGCGCGTCGTCGGCGACTCTGCACACCCCCACTCCGGCAGCGGGGTGGGATGTCGCGCACCAGATCGCCCACCTGACCTGGACCGACGAAATGGCAACCAGCGCAGTCGCTTCCGTCGTGGATGGCGTCGATGCACCACACGACTGGAACGCCGCGCTCGAAGCCGCCGCGAAGTCACCGGAGACCTTCGTCGACGACGGTGCCGACGAGCTGGCCGCACTCCCCGCCGACGAGCTGCTGGCCCGATGGGACGCGAGCCGCGAGGCACTCGCCGCCGCGCTTCGGGCGACCCCTGCCGACACCCGCATCCCGTGGTTCGGGCCCCCGATGAAGGCGACGTCGATGGCCACCGCACGCATCATGGAGACCTGGGCGCACGGGCTCGACGTCGCCGCGGCGCTCGGTGCCGAGCCCGAGCCGACCGACCGCATCCGGCACGTCTGCCACCTCGGCGTCGCCACGCGCGGTTTCGTGCACAGCGTGCGCGGCCTGCCTGCCCCCGAGACGCCGGTGTATGTCGAGCTCGTCGCGCCCAGCGGCGAGACCTGGACATGGGGCGACGCGGGTGCGAGTGACCGGATCACCGGGCCCGCCTGGGATTTCGCGCGCGTCGCCGTGCGCCGCCTGCATCCGGACGACACGACGCTGGTCGCCGAGGGCGCTGCGGCCACGGAGTGGCTCGGCATCGTGCAGGCCTTCGCCGGGCCTCCCGGCGACGACCCCGTGCGCCGCACGGCGGGCGACGGCAGAGTCGAGGCACAGGCATGA
- a CDS encoding acyclic terpene utilization AtuA family protein: protein MSDKVLRIANASGFYGDRLSAMREQLEGGPVDVVTGDYLAELTMLILGRDQLKDASTGYAKTFLRQLADCLSLAKAQGVRIVSNAGGLNPAGLADAVRALAADTGIDITVAHVEGDDLRARAAEFGFGDALTANAYLGAFGIAEALRRGADIVVTGRVTDASVTMGPAIAEFNWGREDFDQLAGALVAGHVIECGAQATGGNFAGFDTVGDLAHPGFPIAEIAADGSSIITKHVGTGGAVTVDTVTAQLVYEIGGPSYLNPDVVAHLDTVQLDQESKDRVRISGVRGSAPPETTKVALNRLGGFRNSADFVLTGLQIEHKAELIRSQLTAALAADPPAEVVWRLDRADTPDPQSQWAATALLRCQVRDKREEPVGRAFSGAAVELALASYPGFTTTAPPAKATPFGVYRPDYVPQESVTHQVVIDGDTVDIPVPPRMTPTSQDHPAALPTAPDGPTDRLPLGAVAYARSGDKGGDANVGVWIPQSSPDPERAYAWLANLLTPEAIRWLLPEAAELPIDVWPLPNLRGVNIVIHGLLGEGVAASTRFDPQAKALGEWLRARVVDVPEGIAL from the coding sequence ATGAGTGACAAGGTGCTCCGGATCGCCAACGCGTCCGGCTTCTACGGCGACCGGCTGTCCGCCATGCGCGAGCAGCTCGAGGGCGGACCGGTCGACGTCGTCACCGGCGACTACCTGGCCGAGCTGACGATGCTCATCCTCGGCCGCGACCAGCTGAAGGACGCGTCCACCGGCTACGCCAAGACCTTCCTGCGCCAGCTCGCCGACTGCCTGTCGCTCGCCAAGGCGCAGGGCGTGCGGATCGTCAGCAATGCCGGCGGTCTCAACCCGGCCGGCCTGGCGGACGCCGTGCGCGCGCTCGCTGCCGACACGGGCATCGACATCACCGTCGCCCACGTCGAGGGCGACGACCTCCGCGCGCGGGCTGCGGAGTTCGGCTTCGGCGACGCCCTGACCGCCAACGCCTATCTCGGCGCCTTCGGCATCGCCGAGGCTCTCCGACGGGGTGCCGACATCGTGGTGACCGGTCGAGTGACCGACGCGTCGGTCACCATGGGTCCGGCGATCGCCGAATTCAATTGGGGCCGCGAAGATTTCGACCAGCTCGCCGGCGCACTTGTCGCCGGACACGTCATCGAGTGCGGCGCGCAGGCGACCGGCGGCAACTTCGCCGGCTTCGACACGGTCGGCGACCTGGCGCATCCCGGCTTCCCGATCGCGGAGATCGCCGCAGACGGCAGCAGCATCATCACCAAGCACGTCGGCACCGGCGGTGCGGTCACCGTCGACACCGTGACGGCACAACTGGTCTACGAGATCGGCGGCCCGAGCTATCTGAACCCCGACGTCGTCGCCCACCTCGACACCGTGCAGCTCGACCAGGAGAGCAAGGACCGCGTGCGCATCTCCGGAGTGCGCGGCAGCGCCCCGCCCGAGACCACCAAGGTCGCGCTCAATCGGCTCGGCGGCTTCCGCAACTCCGCCGACTTCGTGCTGACCGGGTTGCAGATCGAGCACAAGGCCGAACTGATCCGGTCCCAGCTGACCGCAGCGCTGGCGGCCGACCCGCCCGCAGAGGTCGTATGGCGACTCGACCGCGCCGACACTCCGGACCCGCAATCGCAATGGGCCGCAACGGCATTGCTGCGCTGCCAGGTGCGCGACAAGCGCGAGGAGCCGGTCGGCCGGGCTTTCAGTGGGGCAGCCGTCGAGCTGGCACTCGCGTCATACCCCGGGTTCACCACGACCGCACCGCCGGCGAAGGCGACGCCGTTCGGCGTCTACCGCCCCGACTACGTGCCGCAGGAGTCGGTGACCCACCAGGTCGTCATCGACGGTGACACAGTCGACATCCCGGTCCCACCCCGGATGACGCCGACATCCCAGGACCACCCCGCGGCCCTCCCGACCGCACCGGACGGCCCGACCGACCGTCTCCCCCTCGGCGCGGTCGCCTATGCCCGCAGCGGCGACAAGGGCGGCGACGCCAACGTCGGCGTGTGGATCCCGCAGAGCAGCCCCGACCCCGAGCGCGCCTATGCGTGGCTGGCCAATCTCCTGACCCCCGAGGCGATTCGGTGGCTGCTGCCCGAGGCGGCCGAGCTGCCGATCGACGTGTGGCCGCTGCCCAACCTGCGCGGGGTCAACATCGTCATCCACGGACTCCTCGGCGAAGGAGTCGCCGCGTCCACCCGTTTCGACCCCCAGGCCAAGGCACTCGGCGAGTGGCTGCGCGCACGGGTCGTCGACGTCCCCGAAGGGATCGCCCTGTGA